A region of the Silene latifolia isolate original U9 population unplaced genomic scaffold, ASM4854445v1 scaffold_283, whole genome shotgun sequence genome:
tcgagtactgcctactcgatcgagtacccatcaggcaaaacgtactccagaatgcaaaactaacttactcgacaaagtaagtcacactcgatagagtacccaacaactcatTAATATGAGGTACAATCCTTGTATATCATACACGGCACAATATTAAAGAACAAGCCTTCCTCAAATGAGACTTCAAGGAAATAGGTACAGTGATTTTAACTAGTGGTCTGACCACAAAACTCCTATAGGATATCCTAACGCCCTTAGCCCCTTTAAAGAAACTCTCTTTTAACAACAATCAATTTTAGCCTTAAACTTATTTAACCAATCCTTTCCCAAAATGACCTCATGTCCATCAAGTCTGCTCATAAGTCAACTCCACCTATATTGAatgacacttttttttttatagtctctactacattttataaaCTCACCCAAGGGAGAAAATTCTTACGTTCTCCCTACCCACACATAAAAAGAATACAATATTTAATTCCTATTTTTGTCCTCCTCATGTGTGAATAGGGAGAACGTCTTTCAAAAAGACGAAAGAATTTCTCCACCCAAGGGTGTAACCAAGCAACAAACGAGTGAGACATGCCCAAATTTAACAAAACAAAAGTAGGTCGACGATCAACAAGATAAGTACCACATGCAACTCCTCCTCAAATTGGGCTGCCAGAATCTTCTCACTAAGCATTATGCCCAGTGCCAAAATAGCCAACTCCATCATAAACTTCATACTATTCTTCTACCATCATACACCCTGTCGAACTCAACCCTCTTAGCACCTATGATGTGTTTAAGTAATAACTCATTCCTCAAAATCTTCAAGACTCTGCTCTACCACGCAATATATTTCAAAATTGCCCAAATTTTATAAAGATAAACAATGCCACCAACATTCAACATATCCATGGCATTTTTCCTACTACTCTACCCCATTCATTAATTTTTTTACCTTTAATATTAATGAATATATTTAGTTTCACTTGTTTTCCTTCATATTAAAATAACCGTTTATTTTTATGAAAAAgttattactaatattaatataactagttttaaacccgtgcaaaattgcacgggtatgtatttgggccggtattaatatttttggatgtatttttttCTTGTATTTCTATTCTACTTattggtctaaatcagcgatctacataattaatgtttaaacttgttacaaatacgtgttcacatgcaatggtttaagagaaaataacgtaatctactattgtaaataaaatttgcCTACATAAAAAAACTTTACATCccgataaaagaaatataatttaataatcaactttaacatatgcaaattattctaaaaattgaaaaatttcatgataGACTACATTAGTAGTCGTGGTAGAAGTACGCATATCTGAATCACAAATTTCATGATAGACTACATTAGTAGTCGTAGTCGAGCAATATGCACTCTATTACCTAAGAGAGTACGTCTTATCACGTGTGCCTCCAGATCAGTCACAATTAGTCTCGTACCATTACACAACCACGTGATTGATCAATGTTTCGCAAAAGCATCACCATAACACCGACCTTCAACCTCAATTGTTGATTCGGGAGTCCGACACATTTTATACTGTTGATGAATTCAGTAGAGTGAATGTCACCGTCACCTGTACCTCTGTCATCACTACACACCTCATCGAAGCTTAAATAATTTCTCTCATCCTTTTTAATAAGCGACAAAACATATTCATTTACTGATTCAACAATCTCGTGAGTATGGGCGAGGATTGCCCTTTGCTAGAGATATTAGGATTTCACAATTGTGCAAGCAGATCCGGATAAGTGACATTTACTAATGTCTTAATAGGATTCGTACAAGGTTTTAAGTTGTGGACGGGTTTAGTCTTGCGATGATAGTAAATTTGCCATAATTTTTGctccaagtaaataaatcctcggatttttttttaaaaaaaatatatgttaaatttttacaattgtttaattatcgtgttatattttagaaaaatatttattaaaacaatttttaatcatttgtgtgataatttttaaaaatttgtaAATTTAAATATTTCAACAAATGTCaacatttatttgttttttaaaagataaaaaaataaattttgCTTGAAACGCTTGTTGAACAAAGAATTTACTCGGTAGcgtatcattgtcacctaccattttCGGTGTTGTGGTGGtagttaagttgccgagtttttttactataagtaaatactccgtcatgatTTTTTTAAAGAATATATCATACTATCTAGTTTAAaaaaattatgcatgtaatttattcgcattatatgtaattcactcccgtaattaaatataaatccttctcgtaattatgtaattttattgttatttttttttaaaattatgtaaatcaataatttgtaattagtttcatttattccgatttgtaattcattccgcttatatgtcattaatttcatttattcggaatgtataaaattatttcatagtatttgttctaagacggaatttgtcgcatgtttgtattgACGGATTCGAAGAAATAAATATTTTGCACACTAACTTGGTCACCATAActtgaatttccaaaaaaattaaaaaaaagttGTATTAATGATGTGGCGCGTCCGGAATCGTGATTATCTttcaattaataaagataagatgtTTTTAGATGTAGCGTAGGAGGATCCTTTTTTGTTGGGGTGAGGACTCCTTTGAATTAAGGGGAAATTTTTACTGCCTAAAATAACTTATAATCTTTAGACATTAATTCATGtataagattttttttttaaaaaaaaaaataaaaataaataaaaaaagacTACTATAATATTTGGCAAGTAAGATCCATCACATTATAGTATTCCCTTTTTAGACAAGAGAATCGTTTTCATCGGCTGTGGTTCTTCGCAAAATGGTAACCTGAATTAAGACTTCAAATTGAAAAATATTATGAGCAGCAAGAATTTTCGAACACTCTCCTAAACTGATATTGATTTCCGGCTCGACTTGTATCTGACCCAAATTAACACAAACCGATTAAAGTGGATAATCAAAATGAACCCGTCCTAAACCAAACTGAACCTAAAAAAGGGTCAACGTGAATAAAATCAAATTGATTTAACCCGGTCAGAAATCAAACCAAATGACCAGTTTGCCAGGCCTTACGGCTGCCTTTGGGCTTAAAGGCGGTGAAATGTGAATGCTAGAAAGACGGCAAGTACTAAAACAACGATAATCTACTCCACTTCAAGCCACCATTTAATGGTACATATCGTTCCTTCAAAACCGGATAACAAGCAAATTTAAAGCTAGATTAACAAACCTAGAAAATGATCTACTACATAACATGACACATAATATCTATGCAAACTGCACTAATCTTTAATTTTCCACTTATGGGATGACCGAGGCCCCGTCGTAATACCTTTGTAGAACTTGGATTTAAGCTTACGGGTGTTCCACTCCTCTATGAATTCAGAGAACAACTCTCGAGCTGTATCAGTTGAAAGATCAGAGAAGAACTTTTTCTTCTCCTCCTTTAGCCATGTTGCAAATTCATTGTTCTTCGAGTAATAATCTTCATTTGAAAGCTCTGTAACCTTCACATTCTTCAGAAAGAAAGAAAGACATAAGCTTTGTCTGGTGACAGATAACAAAAAATAACGTTGCACGAAGAACTTCAATTGGAGCAGAGTCAAATGGACAATGGGGGATAAAGACTTACAGAATGTCCGCCCTGCTTTGAGTCTTTCGATCTGTGCTTCTTTTCTGCAGCAATGCCATCAAGTTAGTAATGTAAAATGTAAGCCAGCCCTCCATGTCCATGGCCAACAAAAAAATTATACTCCAGAAATAAATGATGAATCATTCGACTAGCATCAGTAAAAGTAAATCAATGCCAAAAAGAACACGTGTGATCATGGTGATGAGGTATGTTTCAAACACTGTAAGGGATCTATCACATCAGCTAAGCCTGCAACATTAGAAGGCCAAGGATGTCAGGCGATGTGACGGTGTCGAATTTGGACAATGAATTTACTAGAGATGGGTATGTCACCTTAGTGGCACAGAAGGTTTAATCAAGGAATGATATGGCTAAAAAAAGGTATCAGCTAATCTAATTCAGAAAAACTTGATAGTTAGGTTAAGTGAGATAAATCAGGTGATGGGGAGAGAAGAGAAACTAAGTAACCCACAAAGACCAGAAAAGGAGAGACTCTAACCTGTTGCTTGAATACACATTAAGGGAAGGGGATGgtaggggaggggaggggagggaagaCATATCACGTGATGCCTGGTAGGAACATCAAAGGATGGAGAAAGCAAAGGATTGTAAAGGATGAGTTACTAACCACAATGACTTGAATATGAGGGACTCTAACCCTTGTTTGAATAAATATATTAAGAAGGGGATGGGAGGGAAGGAGAGATGAATACCAATCTCAATTTCCTTCCAAATTTTTCCTGCATTGGAAGGATTTTAATTTGGTTTGTATTAGGGAAAAATGTCTCTCTCCATTTTCCTCTCCTCCAAATCCCTCTAACCTGCTTTTCTAACCAACCAAATGATTTTGTTCCCTTCCTTTCCCATCAAACCCCTCAAGCAAACAAATGGTCAATGAGTTTACTTGGAACCAGAGAAAATACGTGTGAACACAGCCAAAGAGAGAGTAAGCTATTATATTAATTAGCAAAAATTGCAGTGCAGGATGTGCATCGGATTATAGAAGTTCAAGCAGAACTTACCTTAAGGGTTCACATAAAACTCATTTAGACCAATTGCATGTTTCAGTCAGCAAGAGTGCATTTTCTTGTACAAAATACCTCTCAAATGCCATGAAGAGAACCATCTCATCTTTAGGCAACTATATATTTCCTTTCCCTCTCTTCACTTTCACCCTCAATATTTTCGCAGACAGTCCTAATGGAGCTAGCGAACGACATGTGTACTACTATTTTTGTTAGTTAAGTGTTTGTCTTACTCATCCTCACTTCTTCATTATCTTTGTTTATACTTTAATTGTTTCTTTCGTACTAATGTTTCGTTTCTTCATTCACCCGTAAGACCCGTTTTCCTTTGTCCCACAATTAATCTTTGCTTTTGGTTCCCATCTTCTAACCTTTTTTTCCTGGAGTTCACCTTTACTGCATTTTTTTTTACCCTACCTTGCCTACATCTCATTCCTTTCTACCTATATAGTGATTTTCAGAGGGTCTCTCATCATCGTTTAGGTTACCCCGGTCCTAATTTGTGATTGAAATTCAATTAATACAATCAGCACCATTTCCATTCCCTGACCTCTACAAAAAAAACCTTTACCTTTACCTTTGCTAACATTTGAGTAATGGATCAGGACTTCTCAAGTAAACTTCAAACACAGTATTAAACCCCTACGACAACTTAACATGTAACCAGAAACTTCCATTACCACCAAAAATTCACGGGACAAACCATCAGCAACACTATCGAAGATCTGATATTAATTAAAAACAAACTTTACCAAGAGACGGCATATCGATGCTGCATACAGTCATCTCCACTAATAAAAAATTTGAATACAGCCGCAGCAACATTAAGATGATTCTTGTCATAAGTAATTCATGGGACAGTCAGTTACAAGATGGACGATCTGATGTGTAATCCGaatagcagcagcagcagtacaTAAAGTATGATTTGTGTCGTAAATAGAGGAGGTTTTATTGGCAAACATTACCTAGCATTTACCGCAATTTTAGAACTGCCTAACATGCTCAATTTTGCAAGATACTACCATTAAGTTTTTTCAATTATGTCTAAAACTACCAAAATACAATTACCACCCAGATTGGTCAATTTTACAGCCATTTACCAAGTTGCCACATTAGACctacttcctccgttccattgAGTTGTTTACCTATTCCTTTTTGGGCCGTTCCATTTGATTATTTACGTTTCTATTTTTGGACAAATTATGGGCTTTTAAATGAATGCCCTTGCTTCTAATTAACCAAATTCAGCCTCTTCACCCAATTCAACCAACCCATCGACCACGACTCAACCAACCACCGACCACCATTAATTCGCCATATCCACGAGCTGGTGCCATCCCAGAACCACCGCACCATTAATTCATCACGTACACCAACCAATGGTACCACCAAATAACATTCATCGCAGTCTAACACCGTCCCACCGAGGGCACACCTTCTCCACCCAAATCAAGCCATAACCTTCCACTGTAGACTACCTCCTCCCCATACTCCTCTCTCTACCTGATCCTTTCTTTTTAAAACATTTGAAAGGTGTTTGCTTCTTGTTTAAAATGACAGAAAGGTGGCGTTGGACTGGTGGTGCAGAGGCGGACTAAGGCCACACCACACGACAAAAGGCGGTGGAGGCACGACGGTGACGGAGGTGGAGCGGCGAAGTTAGATGTGTGATAAGGTGGTCTAGAGTGAGGTGATGGTGGGTTTTGACGGTGTTGGATGTTGATGGTATTGGGTGGAAAGTAGGTAGGGACGAAGGATCTGAGATTGAAAAAAGAATGGGATAATGGAGGGTAAATTTGACATTTCATGAAATGACCCTACTAAATTGGGCTCTCCTAAAAATTTGTGCAAAAACCAAATGTAAACAATCTaatggaacggaggaagtatttactttttattttatttttatttccctCTCTATTAAACAATGACAAGCCATTCTTGAGTTCATCACACTTAGTTTTAAGCTTTTGGACATGCTTCTCAATTTGATTTCTTCTCTGGAACTTTCATCCAACACTTGTTTTCATTGACCCACTTCATTCTTGAGACCCTTATTCTCCTTTACCAACTGGTTAATCGGTTTGCCTTTGCCATTCAGTCGTATCTTCATCAATTCATTCAAAAAACCCGCATCCACACATTTGCATATGTGGGTTATAAACATTTTTAGTGAAaaccttctttatttatttttagaCGTCTAAAATGTTTTGTATGCAGTAGGTATGCCACAGTTGCATAAACTTCTCAAATTTGAGGTGTTGGTGGAGTTTATAGAGCTACTTGACACTAAAAACTGTTTTTATGGTTGGTTGAAAAAATGCAGGAATGACTACAGtagaaagaaaagagaaatgagagaagatgaattcatggagaAAGGCTAAACTAGTGGGAAAGAGAGGAGGCAGGTTTATAAAAAAGTGAAATTGAAAAAAGCACACTACTCAATACTCACACCACATGTGTACTCTAAGCAGAAAATGGTTTtcatcaactgattaaaatatgaaaaataccAACAAAAAGTGGATCTTTCAAGAAATAAACCGCTGCTAGCATCTACTCCACTGTATTTTCCAACCTTTAGAAAAGCATCAATCAAAAACGCTTAGAGCTCAATTCTGCGTACTTCTATCAAAATTCTTTAATTGGTGCTACTCAAAGGCCGTTGTCCTTCTCTCTGCTCCCTAAAAGGAAACCTAACCCTATGTTCATCAACTAGGCACGACCATCTGCCAATTTTGATGGAGTTAATCCCCAATAATCTATGTTACTTGGACTCGTTACTTTCCGGACCAAACCCGTGTCAAGCGACAAGACATGGATATAGATTCTGCACCTGACACTTCTCCTAGAAGGGATCAACTAGTGCGGCTTGCACTATAAAATTAGGGGGGAGAGGTTTGTTAGGCATTTAGTATTATGTTCAATGATTTTAAGTCTCATTTGTCGAACTTCTTTTCATTATACTCTAAAAGAAATTGGAATATTTCAAATTTACCAATGTATTTTTGTTTCGAAGACGTGTCCCTACACCCGTATCCTCATTTTAAGACAAGATCCTCGTGTCCCAATATTTTAGTCATGCCTAATCTGACCTTTTGATATATACTAGTCTCGGACACTCGCACCCAAGTCAGTAACATAGCCAATAACTCTAGCAATTGGCAGCTAATTATTTTGGCTTTGTGCTGTAGGTTTTGATCCATCTGAAGATCTAATGCAAAACAACCCTAAAATGTTGGTGTTACTCCCTAATTCCTTACAGCAAACCCCTTTTATCAGCTCTCCACGTGGTATAAACTACGGAGCACTAAATAATCAATGCTAGACTACATGCACATAAAACATCTTTATATCAATGCTAGACAATTTTATGAAATTGGGTTCGGAATTGAATTAGAACACTATCACTTAACAGCTGAAATCAATTCCGCGCTACCAAACACTGAAACACTGCCTTATAGGAGCGGTCTTTACGTAAAACCGTCTTGCCTAAATTTTTAAGACTACAGGGATCATGAGAAGTTcacaaaaaaattcaaataaaaaagaaagaaaaatacccTTTCGAGAACGGGTTTCGGAGTCCTTATGAGATTTGGTTTTCTTGCTGCCTTCACCATCTTCTTCACGACTTCTGTGTTTTTTCTTTGCTTTACTTTCATCTGCAGAAATATTTAAAACAAAGATTGCAGAAATTCCGAAAACTAATAATCAAAGGAacaaagaagaaggaattaaatAGAAGAAATTAATGTATGACTCGCCATTAG
Encoded here:
- the LOC141639145 gene encoding style cell-cycle inhibitor 1-A; protein product: MMSDRKTKDKSRKRSSDSQSEDESKAKKKHRSREEDGEGSKKTKSHKDSETRSRKEKKHRSKDSKQGGHSNVKVTELSNEDYYSKNNEFATWLKEEKKKFFSDLSTDTARELFSEFIEEWNTRKLKSKFYKGITTGPRSSHKWKIKD